The Aspergillus flavus chromosome 2, complete sequence region CAAAGAACAAATGCATGCGCCCAACCGAAGTGCATTTGTATCAGTGCAATAGTGAAGAAATCTAGCTTCTCAACCAGAACCTCACTCTACACCTTCCGTCATGATCGAACGGTCCAGTGTGGGTATTTTGTTCGGGTACCTGGTGCCTTATGTACCTAAATTTTCCTAAGGGATGAACCAGTGTCCAAATGTGCTGACTAAGGATACGCCTTAACGACCGTGGACCCGACAACTCGGGCTTAGTCCTGCTGTGGTTAGGCATTGCCCAGCTGATCATGTCATGTGACATGAACGTTGGATGGTGTTATTGACAGCATGTAGGGTGGCCTATTTACTATTTCTGTCTAAAGGGAGGTTCATGGACTGTTATATTGATGGATACCAGCAATTGGTTCTGCGTGATAAGTTTGTCAAGGTGGTGCTATATTCTTCACCGGGGTGAACTAAGCTCAGGGAGAGTGTTTGAGCAATAGCGTCTAGGTAATCAGAAAGCTGTATGAAACAGCGGCCCAGACTACTGACCATGTACAGAGTTTCAACACTTGCTGGGAAGTTTAACCAATGAACAAATATTTCAcagagcagcagcaggtAGTAGCTCAGCACTCATTTGAATCATCAAGCTGAAGTAAAACAAAGGTTTGcagaagtaaaaaagaatttGCGGTGagccgggatcgaaccggcgACCTTTAGATAACCCAAACGGGCTTATCTGATCGAAGTAAACTTCAGTCTAACGCTCTCCCAACTGAGCTATCCCCGCAACTGATGAAATAATGCAAATATTTTGACAATATACTGCTTACTAAATTACAGTTCGGAACTCTCGCGGGCGACCGTTGAAACCAAAACAGCCCATGGTTAGGTATCAAGCAAATCGAATACGTGAATTGGAGTAATTACTTTTTCCTGGATTGCATCTGAATAGAAGCCTAAAACTTTACTATACTAATCTTAACACCGGTTGAGCTTCAACCTAGCCAGCCATGGCGgatgaaaatatatatattttctgCAGATCAGGGTTCGCTCCAAAACATCGCAACGCCTTGTAGCACGTAGATCAGCACGATGGCCTACCCTGTCGTGAGCTGAATTTCCTGGtgaaaatactatatttgaCTTCAAAAACCTACAGCTACCTAATCAGGTTACAGAAACGTTGGTTATATTTAATGGAGTGGGCAAGGGAGGGTGGAATGTCTGGTGGGGAATTGTTTACTAAATAAATCCCTGACAAGGAGAATAACAATGAGCGGTGTTTCTAAGCTTCGGGAGGGTTCTTAAAGATCAATCTGTATTCGTGTTTATTAGCAGACAAAAAAGTATTGTTAAGGCTTAAAAGTGGACACATTacatatatactccgtaattGAACTGAACAAACCCCATAGTTGCTGCAAGAAATGGAGCCGGACAATATTGGCCTAAAGTTTACAGTATCTCGTTACTTACAAATTTATATAGGCTGCTGAGTGTATGGGTGCAAGCCCCAGATTATAGTTGTTCGTGCAAACTTATATAGGAAAATGAATTCGCCATGTCTTGCAACTAACGGGGGATTTCAACCAACGTTATCCGTAGTCTGTCTGCACTATGGGAGCCAAGCGCTGGAACTATCTTGTAGATCACCCAATCTATTGACACCCGCGCCCTACTCCGAGTACTTTGGGACGGCGGAACCCACTCATGAGCTGGTGCCCCCTGACACTGACTTAGTAAGATATCGCTCATCGTATAAAGATCAACCCCATAAACTTTTCACTGGTGGTCAAATTGATATTGTGTCCCCCATCGACTCATTAGGAACACTCTTGCCCGTCAGAAGATGTACAGACCCACCACCAAGAATGAGTGGTGGTTTTGTGGGACTCTTCTACTGCAAGCGTTACTGGTGATTATCTTGGAAATGTCAGTGTAATTGTCTAGATAGTACAAGCATTGATTCTTAATTTGTCTAACCTGGAACAGATTCATCCTCGTTCAGTGGCAATCATGGGTAAACCCCAACATTATCCAAATCACCCCCTCATACGTGGTTCCCGTGGGCATGGGCATTGTGGTTTTCGCTTGCATATACGAGGTCATACTCTCAATAAATGCAATCCACCATAATAACAATATTTCATTGCTTGCCGTATGCCTCACAAACGTCTGTATTGTTGTGTATGCGGTCATGCAGTACATTAAAATGCGAGAAGTTACCGATTCACTGCAAGGCACAGCCGACGGGATGGGCAATCCCCTCGTGGATTGGTCTCGGGATATCTGGCCATCGATGCGACCGGCGGAATTCGCTATTCCAGCTGTTCTAACCATCTCTTCGCTCGTTATCATACCTGCTGCCTATCGGCTACACAAGGACTATGCATGGGCAATTTATAAACGTATTCACGGTAGTCCAGAGCTCCGGCTGCGGTATCTAGCCTATGAGGTAAGCATCTCCAACATATTTTCCAACGTTCAGACTAACCTCTGCTAGATCTATTTGGTCCTGATTAAGttcgatttctttttcttgactGGCTTTATCATCCAATATGACCTGATCGACGTGCATTTCGCGGAGCCCGAATATTCTCTGACCATGGCGCTGATTCCCGCTTCACTACTAGTGATGGTCGCCGGGATCTACTGTGTGAAGTCTGGGCTCAGAGTTGCTATGATGGTTGTTATTGTAAGCCTCCCCTCATATCGCCAAGTCCCATTAACTGACAATGAAAAGGTATGCTTTCTCGGATCGATTGCATATCTACTTAGTCGGATTGTCGTGCTGTGCGGAAACTCACAACGTGCGCATACCGTAGGCAGGGAGATGATGTTATTTTTCGCCGTTGTCGCGTTGGTTCTTATTGTAATGACTGTGGGGTGTGCGGTGCAATGCATCTTCAATCTCAGCTACGGATTACAGGTCGGTCGTCCCGACAGTCGGTGGCCACAGAGTTCTCATGCCTTTCAAACACTTGATGCGCCCATGAGCCCTTCTATTCAAGATACCCGATATCATCGTCGCTTGTCTCTTGATTAGATGGAGCGAGGAGTGCGAACGATTTCGTTTTGTATGGATATCTAACTGTATCCGAAAACTCTCGCTTTGTCCGGGGATGCTGGAAAAACGAGACGAACGTGTGGAGGGCCAGCGGCATTCGAACGGCAACTGTTTCCCCGGTAGCTTGTTTTAAAGTCGGACTAGCGCCGAATGGCATTTCCGGATCCCGTAAGGCGGGAAAGCTTGCTACTAGCCGAGCGTTTAAGGGCCAATTGGAGTTCCTTATCCGACCCCGCCAAGGCTGCCGGAGTCGCCGATCCGAAGCCCTAGctatttttgtctttctggAAAATTTTTGGTCTCAAAAGTGTTGCCTGTGATGAGTTAAGTGGTGCGGATCCAGCTGAGCCACATTCCGACCTGAAATGTTAATACATCTTTCCGCTCACCCCCAGACGAGTATCGAAGGATCGGCATTGTGTGAGCCACTACCATGTCCTCTCTGTAAGACATAATGTGGCACAGGAATAATTTCGGGGTTTTGTTGATATCACTCTTGCTCTTACGTGTACATGCAGCGTTTATTCGCCGTTTGGAATGCAGTTCCTCGGATGATGCAGTAATTGATCCTATCTTTGAGCCTTCTTCACTGAGGGGCTATCTAGATACTAAACATGCGAACAAAACAATATTGTCCTTAACATTAGGTGGGGATTATGAGTCTCACAACTGTGAAGCCCTGGGCGGCGCATTGGCACGCATATCGATCGATGCAAGAGTACTTGGTCGTTCGGTCGTTACTGATGACCGCCTGTTGGATTCCAGTGGCGTCTGCCCTGAGCTTTCTCCGGTCGACTATCCAAGGTAAGTATTGCATCTCtcaaggagaagctcaacACTGATGATTCAGGTCCGACCCTCGAACGTACGCAATGTACCGAGCGTCGTACTCATTAGACCATGCGTACCGCATGAACACCTTGGCAACGACCATCCGTCTTCGGTTGAATGACACTGACATTCACTGTAACGCCGCCAATATCACCCCGTACATTGGCGCGACAGCATCAGGTGTCTTGAAGGGGGTCCCGCTAGCCATCATGATTCTCACTGGGGTCATAAACGGCGCCGTCATGATCTGTCGAAGCCGTGGACGAAGAGTCTTCCGGTACGAGCTCGCGAATGCATCACGAGATCCAGCGGAGTCGTATTTCCCGGGTTTGGGTGACTGCTTGCACTACATCCAGTTCATCTTTCTGACCGGATGTCTGACACTATCCTATCCTGGGTTCTTTCGGGCATCAGTAGGCGAACTCGCCTGGTCATCACTCATTCTAAGAAACTGGCCCGTCACACACTCATTCATCTACCCCGGTGTCGAGGACAACATCTACGCCGTAAATGCAACTTACGGTTTCGAAGAGATGGCCCAATACCTGGGGGCCACCACGATGAGCGACCTCTGGACTAACGCCATCGTCAATCTAGCCCTCGTGCTTCTCGGAGTGATAGTAGCATCCCAACTCGTATGGTTAATCAAATCGGCCTGGCAACTGTTTCCAACCCGCGGCTCAACCCACATTATCGACCTTCCAACAGAGTTCCTAACCCACATTCAGCACATGGGCTGGAGTGTCGCACGGGTCCTCCTAAACTACTTTCTCCATCCCATCGTCGCCTTATCCCTCTACCAGCCCCTCCTGGCGACATGGTATCCCGTTTATCGCACATTCCTCGCCGTATCCTTCGTCGCAGCTCTAGCCGTCTCCCTAGCCTTCATAGTCTGGTACCTGGTCAAGGACGACCGACAAAACAATTTCTTTTACAAGGGCGCCTATCCCAGAAATTCGTCCCATGACTGGCTTTCCGATACTCTATACATGGTCCCGTTCCTGAGGGGTTTAGCTATCGGCGCCCTGCAGACCTCTGGTCTCGGTCAGATACTCGTTCTCATATCGTGTGAGCTCTTCATCTTATCTTGTCTGCTATGGAACTGGAGGGTACAACGCGCGTGGAGACATGCTTGCTTCGCGACTGTACGACTCGTCATTGTCGGCATGAGCTGTGCGTTTCTCCCTAGGGCTGGCGTGCACGAGGGGAATAAGGCCTTAGTGGGATACTTTATTATATCCCTACACGCTGCTGTTCTTTTCACTGGATTTATCGTCGATTGCCTCTACGAGATGGTCCGCTTTGTGTTGTCGAAATTGGGCTTCGTTGATCCCCGTGCAGCAGACATGGATCATCACTCCGATAAGGCGCCTGTACGTCTTTCCCCATCCTTCACAACTTAATCACataagataaaaaaaaaaaaatgaaaaaattgaaatattaataaaaagaataggTCTTCGGCATCGGCCAACTCTCCCGCCGCTCAACAAGACGTATGTCATTCGCACGTCTCCCAGCCCTAAACCCAGCCGGTGAGTTTTGAGTCCTTCATCCAACCCATTAAATACTTCATAAATACTGAACAAAACCAGAAATCTCAGTTCCCTACACCCAACGACCCTCAACGCCTCGCCGACCATCCTTTCTAGGCGAACTGCCAATCAGAAACGAAcatccatctttcttccGCGCCCCTAGGTCAGAAACTACTTCTACTCGCTCCGCATGGAGTGTTGTCTCTCCCTCGCCACCATCTCAATCTGGAAGTGAGTCCCGGGGATCCAGTATGGAGTCTGTGGAATTGGAGGCTCTTGATTTGGAGTCTAAGTCTAGTGAAGGTGTGGACTATTCTTATCGCGAGGCGGATCAGTTTTATGGTCGACCGCCGACTTCTGTGCCGGTTGTCCAGAATGTGGTGCAGAGTCAGGGTGAATCGTCGAACCtagggaaggaaaagaagaggggagcttggagatggaagaggaagccgaagGAGAAGGGGTTTGAGGTTATTAGGCCCAATCGGACTGTTACTTAGTGTTTTTATATTGGTTGTATCATAGTACTTATATGCTCGATGAGAGACAATAATAATGTTTTATAGTATATCAGGCCAAAGTGCTCCTAGTCGCAGTTGATTCTGTTGGCTAGCACTAGACACACTAGGCTAAGGAGTATTACCAGCGTCAACTTAAAGTAAATCCTAGCAACACAAGGCCGTCCTGCTTGCCGGACAGTTCTTCCGGAAACCAGTCATATAAATAGCAGTCCCCTATCAGCCGAAAGGTCCCATCCACAATCTGCTGTATGACCAAAGGAGACGAGTCTCGTGACACGAAGACAATCAGATCGCCAGGTTTTGTGGTCGGGCTAGCTAAGCCCATGGATCTACCTGTGATGGAAAAGTTCCTGCCGTAGGCTACACTCTACAGCTTCATTGCATAAGCAACCAGATCTGTCTCCATATCTTTCACATTATAGCCGCCTGAACAGAATGTCATGATCTTTTCAGACGTCTAAAAGAATCCTTTTATCAAGATCCCGAAGAGCTCCAGTGGTAAGAACAGTTTGACATAACTGCATGTGATTATTCGTAGGTCTAAAAACGTTGCTACAACAAAAAGCCCTAGTCCCGTCACTCATCAGATACCATCCCTCGTCTAAAACATAAAAGTCCGAAGGGTAAGGCACATCTCCAATGGAACCATCGCCAGCATAAccaccaaaaataaaattgagAGCCCAACAGAACGCACAATCTAAGCCAGCACCAAGTAAAACAAAAGCCTATGCGTGTCTGAAATCTCACACATTCACACTCTCCAGCTGCACAACATTCCCTGACTTGAAATTCCTCGGCACAACATTGACCGCGAAATTCTCATCATACAGATCCCGGCAAACAGCATTCTTCTGGCGGAGCACATGCCGCTTAAACCACCATGGTAGCGCCTCAGTCAACTGGTACTTGGCATGAGCGCGGGTCGACACGCTAAAGACACGGTCCAACTCCTCGAGAGATCTTTGCTTGGTCTCGggcaggaaaaggaagatcAGGACTAAGGCGACGATGTTCAGACCCGCGTAGAAACCAAAGGCGCCTTGTGGCTTGAACTCTCGCAGAATGTACGGGAATGTGAGAGATAGCACGGCGGCCCAGAAGTTATTTGTTGCAACTGCCCATGCCATACCGATTTCACGATGCGAGACTGGGAAGACTTCGGCGGAGTAGGTGAATGGCACGGGACCTTCACCGGGCGAGtagaagatgttgaagaggtATATGAAAAGTGCGATGCCACCCAGATGAGCGGCCTTTTGCTCTTCTGGAATCCAGAAACAGAAGCCGGCTGCTAGGAGTGTCCAGCACATGTTGGGGAAGGTGGCAAGAAGGAGCCAGCGACGACCGAAGGTATCGATGGTCCAGACGGCGGGCCAGgcgaagaggaagttgaCAAAACCGAAGCCAAAGGATGCGAGGAGCGCCTCGATGTTGCTTGCACCGGCCTTGGCGAAGATCGAAGAGGAGTAAAATGCGATGATATTAACTGCATAATTCGTTAGTATCATAGATCTCGGAGGAGGGGTGTAAGAGATACTTACTGCCGCACATCTGTTGTCCGATCATAACAATACCAGAGGCCTGGGTAGCGCGGCGATTCCGTGGAACGGTGAATAACTCTATGAAACGCACAATCATGTTATCGCTCTTGGAGAATTCCGTAGAGGTCTCAATGAGCTTCCTCTCCATTTTGATCTGTGAGTGGATCTTGTAGAGGTCGCGCGCTGCCTGAAGAGGACTGTTTCGCAGTCGCAATAGTGAGTTATAGGCCTTGCGGGCGTTGTTCTTCGTCAGGAGCCAACGAGGGGATTCTGGACACCAGTACACTCCAAGGAGCAATGGAACAGCGGGGATAAACGCTGAACCGAGTTGGAGTCTCCATGCGATCGCACCCGTATTGACGACAGCAAGGTTGGCGCACGTTCCCAAGAAGATACCGAACGCAGTCCCTGGTGAGACAGAAGGGTTAGGTACCGTTAAATATACCACCTCACAAGCATAGGTACTTACAGATCTGCCAGGACATGACCAGGCCTCCACGGACATTAGTAGGGGCGTTTTCAGCGGAAAGGACTGGAACCGTCACTTCCTTCAGACCCATTCCGATGCCAAGTAGGACACGACAGGCCATTAGCTGACCCCACGACTGAGTCAATGCACAGGCGATGGGAGCGATCAAGCTGAACACTGCAGCAATAAAGATGACCCACTTGCGACCAAGCCAATGGTTCAAAGGATCAGATATCCAGCCAGCACTGCGGTGTATTATCAGCTCGCCGACTCCATAGAAGCCAGTGAGGGATTACTCACAAAATCGCGATCGTCATGTAAGGCACGGAATTAATGGCGCCGACAATCCACTGGTTGCGACTACATTCTGCAGGAGATGTGCAGTCGGGCGAATCCTGTGGGATACCGAATTGATGCGCAAAAGTAAGGTTGGCGCCGTTGGATCCTACAAAGGAAGTCAGTTTAAAGTCGAAAAGCTATCACACCGGTTAGAGCTTACCTGTCTGATCCCATCCTTGAATGGCAGCGGCGATAGAATTGAGAATGATGGTGTAATAGAGTGCCCAAGGGTGTTTCCAGCGATTGGTTGTCTCTTGTCGCAAGTACTGACGATCCTCAGGGCTCAACTCTGGGATGTCATCGTACTGATTTGGTCTCTGGGCCACCAGGGCTCCCTTCTtcaggagaggaagaatatcgTGCAGATCGTACTGCTGTGCATAGTCTTCGACATCGCGAAGGAGTTGATCTCGAGGAATACCACTCAATGGGTTCTCGATGCTAAGGTTGAGAGGTCAGTAGAGAAACGACGATCAAAGTATTGGAGGAGAGACAAACTCAATAGGCCCCTGTACTGTCACGTCTACCTGGCGCTCATGCGCAACATACTTGGTCTCGTCCATTCTATCAAATGAAAACTGTTAGTCGAATAGCgcaaggaggaggaaataGGACATGACACACATTATCTCAGCGTTGCTTCCTGACCCTGAGTCAAGGCATGCAAGAAGATCATGAAGTTGTTGATCATTTAGAATCACTCTACAGGAATCAGCCGAGTACAAATAGTCGATTGTGGATCTGGGGTCGATGATCTGGGGTCATTGGTGGTTCCAAGGATCGAAATTCACAGTCTCCGCAAAGATGG contains the following coding sequences:
- a CDS encoding putative galactose-proton symport; protein product: MDETKYVAHERQVDVTVQGPIDIENPLSGIPRDQLLRDVEDYAQQYDLHDILPLLKKGALVAQRPNQYDDIPELSPEDRQYLRQETTNRWKHPWALYYTIILNSIAAAIQGWDQTGSNGANLTFAHQFGIPQDSPDCTSPAECSRNQWIVGAINSVPYMTIAIFAGWISDPLNHWLGRKWVIFIAAVFSLIAPIACALTQSWGQLMACRVLLGIGMGLKEVTVPVLSAENAPTNVRGGLVMSWQIWTAFGIFLGTCANLAVVNTGAIAWRLQLGSAFIPAVPLLLGVYWCPESPRWLLTKNNARKAYNSLLRLRNSPLQAARDLYKIHSQIKMERKLIETSTEFSKSDNMIVRFIELFTVPRNRRATQASGIVMIGQQMCGINIIAFYSSSIFAKAGASNIEALLASFGFGFVNFLFAWPAVWTIDTFGRRWLLLATFPNMCWTLLAAGFCFWIPEEQKAAHLGGIALFIYLFNIFYSPGEGPVPFTYSAEVFPVSHREIGMAWAVATNNFWAAVLSLTFPYILREFKPQGAFGFYAGLNIVALVLIFLFLPETKQRSLEELDRVFSVSTRAHAKYQLTEALPWWFKRHVLRQKNAVCRDLYDENFAVNVVPRNFKSGNVVQLESVNV
- a CDS encoding uncharacterized protein (transient receptor potential ion channel-domain containing protein), whose product is MWHRNNFGVLLISLLLLRVHAAFIRRLECSSSDDAVIDPIFEPSSLRGYLDTKHANKTILSLTLGGDYESHNCEALGGALARISIDARVLGRSVVTDDRLLDSSGVCPELSPVDYPRSDPRTYAMYRASYSLDHAYRMNTLATTIRLRLNDTDIHCNAANITPYIGATASGVLKGVPLAIMILTGVINGAVMICRSRGRRVFRYELANASRDPAESYFPGLGDCLHYIQFIFLTGCLTLSYPGFFRASVGELAWSSLILRNWPVTHSFIYPGVEDNIYAVNATYGFEEMAQYLGATTMSDLWTNAIVNLALVLLGVIVASQLVWLIKSAWQLFPTRGSTHIIDLPTEFLTHIQHMGWSVARVLLNYFLHPIVALSLYQPLLATWYPVYRTFLAVSFVAALAVSLAFIVWYLVKDDRQNNFFYKGAYPRNSSHDWLSDTLYMVPFLRGLAIGALQTSGLGQILVLISCELFILSCLLWNWRVQRAWRHACFATVRLVIVGMSCAFLPRAGVHEGNKALVGYFIISLHAAVLFTGFIVDCLYEMVRFVLSKLGFVDPRAADMDHHSDKAPVFGIGQLSRRSTRRMSFARLPALNPAEISVPYTQRPSTPRRPSFLGELPIRNEHPSFFRAPRSETTSTRSAWSVVSPSPPSQSGSESRGSSMESVELEALDLESKSSEGVDYSYREADQFYGRPPTSVPVVQNVVQSQGESSNLGKEKKRGAWRWKRKPKEKGFEVIRPNRTVT